The Anabas testudineus chromosome 11, fAnaTes1.2, whole genome shotgun sequence genome has a segment encoding these proteins:
- the LOC113154005 gene encoding collagen alpha-1(IV) chain-like isoform X4 produces MTPVVWTDQCFILSSYPGSPGSSGSSVYYLMFSYPGSSGSSVYYLMFSYPGSPGSSVYYLMFSYPGSPGSSVYYLMFSYPGSSGSSVYYLMFSYPGSPGSSGSSVYYLMFSYPGSPGSPGSSVYYLMFSYPGSPGSSVYYLMFSYPGSPGSPGSSVYYLMFSYPGSSGSSVYYLMFSYPGSPGSSGSSVYYLMFSYPGSPGSSVYYLMFSYPGSPGSSVYYLMFSYPGSPGSPGSSVYYLMFSYPGSPGSSVYYLMFSYPGSPGSSVYYLMFSYPGSSGSSVYYLMFSYPGSSGSSVYYLMFSYPGSPGSSVYYLMFSYPGSSGSSVYYLMFSYPGSPGSSVYYLMFSYPGSPGSSVYYLMFSYPGSPGSPGSSVYYLMFSYPGSPGSSGSSVYYLMFSYPGSPGSSGSSVYYLMFSSVCLCNNFLSLHLLRTPHSSPATRCARVGFGR; encoded by the exons atGACACCTGTTGTGTGGACTGATCAGTGCTTTATTCTGAGCTCTTATCCAGGTTCCCCTG GTTCCTCTGGTTCTTCTGTTTACTACCTCATGTTCTCTTATCCAGGTTCCTCTGGTTCTTCTGTTTACTACCTCATGTTCTCTTATCCAGGTTCCCCTGGTTCTTCTGTTTACTACCTCATGTTCTCTTATCCAGGTTCCCCTGGTTCTTCTGTTTACTACCTCATGTTCTCTTATCCAGGTTCCTCTGGTTCTTCTGTTTACTACCTCATGTTCTCTTATCCAGGTTCCCCTGGTTCCTCTGGTTCTTCTGTTTACTACCTCATGTTCTCTTATCCAGGTTCCCCTGGTTCCCCTGGTTCTTCTGTTTACTACCTCATGTTCTCTTATCCAGGTTCCCCTGGTTCTTCTGTTTACTACCTCATGTTCTCTTATCCAGGTTCCCCTGGTTCCCCTGGTTCTTCTGTTTACTACCTCATGTTCTCTTATCCAGGTTCCTCTGGTTCTTCTGTTTACTACCTCATGTTCTCTTATCCAGGTTCCCCTGGTTCCTCTGGTTCTTCTGTTTACTACCTCATGTTCTCTTATCCAGGTTCCCCTGGTTCTTCTGTTTACTACCTCATGTTCTCTTATCCAGGTTCCCCTGGTTCTTCTGTTTACTACCTCATGTTCTCTTATCCAGGTTCCCCTGGTTCCCCTGGTTCTTCTGTTTACTACCTCATGTTCTCTTATCCAGGTTCCCCTGGTTCTTCTGTTTACTACCTCATGTTCTCTTATCCAGGTTCCCCTGGTTCTTCTGTTTACTACCTCATGTTCTCTTATCCAGGTTCCTCTGGTTCTTCTGTTTACTACCTCATGTTCTCTTATCCAGGTTCCTCTGGTTCTTCTGTTTACTACCTCATGTTCTCTTATCCAGGTTCCCCTGGTTCTTCTGTTTACTACCTCATGTTCTCTTATCCAGGTTCCTCTGGTTCTTCTGTTTACTACCTCATGTTCTCTTATCCAGGTTCCCCTGGTTCTTCTGTTTACTACCTCATGTTCTCTTATCCAGGTTCCCCTGGTTCTTCTGTTTACTACCTCATGTTCTCTTATCCAGGTTCCCCTG GTTCCCCTGGTTCTTCTGTTTACTACCTCATGTTCTCTTATCCAGGTTCCCCTGGTTCCTCTGGTTCTTCTGTTTACTACCTCATGTTCTCTTATCCAGGTTCCCCTGGTTCCTCTGGTTCTTCTGTTTACTACCTCATGttctcttctgtttgtctctgcaaCAACTTCCTGTCTTTGCATTTGCTCCGCACGCCCCACAGTTCCCCAGCCACGCGGTGTGCACGCGTCGGATTCGGCCGCTGA
- the LOC113154005 gene encoding collagen alpha-1(IV) chain-like isoform X15 yields the protein MTPVVWTDQCFILSSYPGSPGSSGSSVYYLMFSYPGSSGSSVYYLMFSYPGSSGSSVYYLMFSYPGSPGSSVYYLMFSYPGSPGSSVYYLMFSYPGSSGSSVYYLMFSYPGSPGSSGSSVYYLMFSYPGSSGSSVYYLMFSYPGSPGSSGSSVYYLMFSYPGSPGSSVYYLMFSYPGSPGSSVYYLMFSYPGSPGSPGSSVYYLMFSYPGSPGSSVYYLMFSYPGSPGSSVYYLMFSYPGSSGSSVYYLMFSYPGSSGSSVYYLMFSYPGSPGSSVYYLMFSYPGSSGSSVYYLMFSYPGSPGSSVYYLMFSYPGSPGSSVYYLMFSYPGSPGSPGSSVYYLMFSYPGSPGSSGSSVYYLMFSYPGSPGSSGSSVYYLMFSSVCLCNNFLSLHLLRTPHSSPATRCARVGFGR from the exons atGACACCTGTTGTGTGGACTGATCAGTGCTTTATTCTGAGCTCTTATCCAGGTTCCCCTGGTTCCTCTGGTTCTTCTGTTTACTACCTCATGTTCTCTTATCCAGGTTCCTCTGGTTCTTCTGTTTACTACCTCATGTTCTCTTATCCAGGTTCCTCTGGTTCTTCTGTTTACTACCTCATGTTCTCTTATCCAGGTTCCCCTGGTTCTTCTGTTTACTACCTCATGTTCTCTTATCCAGGTTCCCCTGGTTCTTCTGTTTACTACCTCATGTTCTCTTATCCAGGTTCCTCTGGTTCTTCTGTTTACTACCTCATGTTCTCTTATCCAGGTTCCCCTGGTTCCTCTGGTTCTTCTGTTTACTACCTCATGTTCTCTTATCCAG GTTCCTCTGGTTCTTCTGTTTACTACCTCATGTTCTCTTATCCAGGTTCCCCTGGTTCCTCTGGTTCTTCTGTTTACTACCTCATGTTCTCTTATCCAGGTTCCCCTGGTTCTTCTGTTTACTACCTCATGTTCTCTTATCCAGGTTCCCCTGGTTCTTCTGTTTACTACCTCATGTTCTCTTATCCAGGTTCCCCTGGTTCCCCTGGTTCTTCTGTTTACTACCTCATGTTCTCTTATCCAGGTTCCCCTGGTTCTTCTGTTTACTACCTCATGTTCTCTTATCCAGGTTCCCCTGGTTCTTCTGTTTACTACCTCATGTTCTCTTATCCAGGTTCCTCTGGTTCTTCTGTTTACTACCTCATGTTCTCTTATCCAGGTTCCTCTGGTTCTTCTGTTTACTACCTCATGTTCTCTTATCCAGGTTCCCCTGGTTCTTCTGTTTACTACCTCATGTTCTCTTATCCAGGTTCCTCTGGTTCTTCTGTTTACTACCTCATGTTCTCTTATCCAGGTTCCCCTGGTTCTTCTGTTTACTACCTCATGTTCTCTTATCCAGGTTCCCCTGGTTCTTCTGTTTACTACCTCATGTTCTCTTATCCAGGTTCCCCTG GTTCCCCTGGTTCTTCTGTTTACTACCTCATGTTCTCTTATCCAGGTTCCCCTGGTTCCTCTGGTTCTTCTGTTTACTACCTCATGTTCTCTTATCCAGGTTCCCCTGGTTCCTCTGGTTCTTCTGTTTACTACCTCATGttctcttctgtttgtctctgcaaCAACTTCCTGTCTTTGCATTTGCTCCGCACGCCCCACAGTTCCCCAGCCACGCGGTGTGCACGCGTCGGATTCGGCCGCTGA
- the LOC113154005 gene encoding collagen alpha-1(IV) chain-like isoform X12, producing the protein MTPVVWTDQCFILSSYPGSPGSSGSSVYYLMFSYPGSSGSSVYYLMFSYPGSSGSSVYYLMFSYPGSPGSSVYYLMFSYPGSPGSSVYYLMFSYPGSSGSSVYYLMFSYPGSPGSSGSSVYYLMFSYPGSPGSSGSSVYYLMFSYPGSPGSSGSSVYYLMFSYPGSPGSSVYYLMFSYPGSPGSSVYYLMFSYPGSPGSPGSSVYYLMFSYPGSPGSSVYYLMFSYPGSPGSSVYYLMFSYPGSSGSSVYYLMFSYPGSSGSSVYYLMFSYPGSPGSSVYYLMFSYPGSSGSSVYYLMFSYPGSPGSSVYYLMFSYPGSPGSSVYYLMFSYPGSPGSPGSSVYYLMFSYPGSPGSSGSSVYYLMFSYPGSPGSSGSSVYYLMFSSVCLCNNFLSLHLLRTPHSSPATRCARVGFGR; encoded by the exons atGACACCTGTTGTGTGGACTGATCAGTGCTTTATTCTGAGCTCTTATCCAGGTTCCCCTGGTTCCTCTGGTTCTTCTGTTTACTACCTCATGTTCTCTTATCCAGGTTCCTCTGGTTCTTCTGTTTACTACCTCATGTTCTCTTATCCAGGTTCCTCTGGTTCTTCTGTTTACTACCTCATGTTCTCTTATCCAGGTTCCCCTGGTTCTTCTGTTTACTACCTCATGTTCTCTTATCCAGGTTCCCCTGGTTCTTCTGTTTACTACCTCATGTTCTCTTATCCAGGTTCCTCTGGTTCTTCTGTTTACTACCTCATGTTCTCTTATCCAGGTTCCCCTGGTTCCTCTGGTTCTTCTGTTTACTACCTCATGTTCTCTTATCCAGGTTCCCCTG GTTCCTCTGGTTCTTCTGTTTACTACCTCATGTTCTCTTATCCAGGTTCCCCTGGTTCCTCTGGTTCTTCTGTTTACTACCTCATGTTCTCTTATCCAGGTTCCCCTGGTTCTTCTGTTTACTACCTCATGTTCTCTTATCCAGGTTCCCCTGGTTCTTCTGTTTACTACCTCATGTTCTCTTATCCAGGTTCCCCTGGTTCCCCTGGTTCTTCTGTTTACTACCTCATGTTCTCTTATCCAGGTTCCCCTGGTTCTTCTGTTTACTACCTCATGTTCTCTTATCCAGGTTCCCCTGGTTCTTCTGTTTACTACCTCATGTTCTCTTATCCAGGTTCCTCTGGTTCTTCTGTTTACTACCTCATGTTCTCTTATCCAGGTTCCTCTGGTTCTTCTGTTTACTACCTCATGTTCTCTTATCCAGGTTCCCCTGGTTCTTCTGTTTACTACCTCATGTTCTCTTATCCAGGTTCCTCTGGTTCTTCTGTTTACTACCTCATGTTCTCTTATCCAGGTTCCCCTGGTTCTTCTGTTTACTACCTCATGTTCTCTTATCCAGGTTCCCCTGGTTCTTCTGTTTACTACCTCATGTTCTCTTATCCAGGTTCCCCTG GTTCCCCTGGTTCTTCTGTTTACTACCTCATGTTCTCTTATCCAGGTTCCCCTGGTTCCTCTGGTTCTTCTGTTTACTACCTCATGTTCTCTTATCCAGGTTCCCCTGGTTCCTCTGGTTCTTCTGTTTACTACCTCATGttctcttctgtttgtctctgcaaCAACTTCCTGTCTTTGCATTTGCTCCGCACGCCCCACAGTTCCCCAGCCACGCGGTGTGCACGCGTCGGATTCGGCCGCTGA
- the LOC113154005 gene encoding collagen alpha-1(IV) chain-like isoform X8 → MTPVVWTDQCFILSSYPGSPGSSGSSVYYLMFSYPGSSGSSVYYLMFSYPGSSGSSVYYLMFSYPGSPGSSVYYLMFSYPGSPGSSVYYLMFSYPGSSGSSVYYLMFSYPGSPGSSGSSVYYLMFSYPGSPGSSVYYLMFSYPGSPGSPGSSVYYLMFSYPGSSGSSVYYLMFSYPGSPGSSGSSVYYLMFSYPGSPGSSVYYLMFSYPGSPGSSVYYLMFSYPGSPGSPGSSVYYLMFSYPGSPGSSVYYLMFSYPGSPGSSVYYLMFSYPGSSGSSVYYLMFSYPGSSGSSVYYLMFSYPGSPGSSVYYLMFSYPGSSGSSVYYLMFSYPGSPGSSVYYLMFSYPGSPGSSVYYLMFSYPGSPGSPGSSVYYLMFSYPGSPGSSGSSVYYLMFSYPGSPGSSGSSVYYLMFSSVCLCNNFLSLHLLRTPHSSPATRCARVGFGR, encoded by the exons atGACACCTGTTGTGTGGACTGATCAGTGCTTTATTCTGAGCTCTTATCCAGGTTCCCCTGGTTCCTCTGGTTCTTCTGTTTACTACCTCATGTTCTCTTATCCAGGTTCCTCTGGTTCTTCTGTTTACTACCTCATGTTCTCTTATCCAGGTTCCTCTGGTTCTTCTGTTTACTACCTCATGTTCTCTTATCCAGGTTCCCCTGGTTCTTCTGTTTACTACCTCATGTTCTCTTATCCAGGTTCCCCTGGTTCTTCTGTTTACTACCTCATGTTCTCTTATCCAGGTTCCTCTGGTTCTTCTGTTTACTACCTCATGTTCTCTTATCCAGGTTCCCCTGGTTCCTCTGGTTCTTCTGTTTACTACCTCATGTTCTCTTATCCAG GTTCCCCTGGTTCTTCTGTTTACTACCTCATGTTCTCTTATCCAGGTTCCCCTGGTTCCCCTGGTTCTTCTGTTTACTACCTCATGTTCTCTTATCCAGGTTCCTCTGGTTCTTCTGTTTACTACCTCATGTTCTCTTATCCAGGTTCCCCTGGTTCCTCTGGTTCTTCTGTTTACTACCTCATGTTCTCTTATCCAGGTTCCCCTGGTTCTTCTGTTTACTACCTCATGTTCTCTTATCCAGGTTCCCCTGGTTCTTCTGTTTACTACCTCATGTTCTCTTATCCAGGTTCCCCTGGTTCCCCTGGTTCTTCTGTTTACTACCTCATGTTCTCTTATCCAGGTTCCCCTGGTTCTTCTGTTTACTACCTCATGTTCTCTTATCCAGGTTCCCCTGGTTCTTCTGTTTACTACCTCATGTTCTCTTATCCAGGTTCCTCTGGTTCTTCTGTTTACTACCTCATGTTCTCTTATCCAGGTTCCTCTGGTTCTTCTGTTTACTACCTCATGTTCTCTTATCCAGGTTCCCCTGGTTCTTCTGTTTACTACCTCATGTTCTCTTATCCAGGTTCCTCTGGTTCTTCTGTTTACTACCTCATGTTCTCTTATCCAGGTTCCCCTGGTTCTTCTGTTTACTACCTCATGTTCTCTTATCCAGGTTCCCCTGGTTCTTCTGTTTACTACCTCATGTTCTCTTATCCAGGTTCCCCTG GTTCCCCTGGTTCTTCTGTTTACTACCTCATGTTCTCTTATCCAGGTTCCCCTGGTTCCTCTGGTTCTTCTGTTTACTACCTCATGTTCTCTTATCCAGGTTCCCCTGGTTCCTCTGGTTCTTCTGTTTACTACCTCATGttctcttctgtttgtctctgcaaCAACTTCCTGTCTTTGCATTTGCTCCGCACGCCCCACAGTTCCCCAGCCACGCGGTGTGCACGCGTCGGATTCGGCCGCTGA
- the LOC113154005 gene encoding collagen alpha-1(IV) chain-like isoform X13 yields the protein MTPVVWTDQCFILSSYPGSPGSSGSSVYYLMFSYPGSSGSSVYYLMFSYPGSSGSSVYYLMFSYPGSPGSSVYYLMFSYPGSPGSSVYYLMFSYPGSSGSSVYYLMFSYPGSPGSSGSSVYYLMFSYPGSPGSPGSSVYYLMFSYPGSPGSSVYYLMFSYPGSPGSPGSSVYYLMFSYPGSSGSSVYYLMFSYPGSPGSSGSSVYYLMFSYPGSPGSSVYYLMFSYPGSPGSSVYYLMFSYPGSSGSSVYYLMFSYPGSSGSSVYYLMFSYPGSPGSSVYYLMFSYPGSSGSSVYYLMFSYPGSPGSSVYYLMFSYPGSPGSSVYYLMFSYPGSPGSPGSSVYYLMFSYPGSPGSSGSSVYYLMFSYPGSPGSSGSSVYYLMFSSVCLCNNFLSLHLLRTPHSSPATRCARVGFGR from the exons atGACACCTGTTGTGTGGACTGATCAGTGCTTTATTCTGAGCTCTTATCCAGGTTCCCCTGGTTCCTCTGGTTCTTCTGTTTACTACCTCATGTTCTCTTATCCAGGTTCCTCTGGTTCTTCTGTTTACTACCTCATGTTCTCTTATCCAGGTTCCTCTGGTTCTTCTGTTTACTACCTCATGTTCTCTTATCCAGGTTCCCCTGGTTCTTCTGTTTACTACCTCATGTTCTCTTATCCAGGTTCCCCTGGTTCTTCTGTTTACTACCTCATGTTCTCTTATCCAGGTTCCTCTGGTTCTTCTGTTTACTACCTCATGTTCTCTTATCCAGGTTCCCCTGGTTCCTCTGGTTCTTCTGTTTACTACCTCATGTTCTCTTATCCAGGTTCCCCTGGTTCCCCTGGTTCTTCTGTTTACTACCTCATGTTCTCTTATCCAGGTTCCCCTGGTTCTTCTGTTTACTACCTCATGTTCTCTTATCCAGGTTCCCCTGGTTCCCCTGGTTCTTCTGTTTACTACCTCATGTTCTCTTATCCAGGTTCCTCTGGTTCTTCTGTTTACTACCTCATGTTCTCTTATCCAGGTTCCCCTGGTTCCTCTGGTTCTTCTGTTTACTACCTCATGTTCTCTTATCCAGGTTCCCCTGGTTCTTCTGTTTACTACCTCATGTTCTCTTATCCAGGTTCCCCTGGTTCTTCTGTTTACTACCTCATGTTCTCTTATCCAG GTTCCTCTGGTTCTTCTGTTTACTACCTCATGTTCTCTTATCCAGGTTCCTCTGGTTCTTCTGTTTACTACCTCATGTTCTCTTATCCAGGTTCCCCTGGTTCTTCTGTTTACTACCTCATGTTCTCTTATCCAGGTTCCTCTGGTTCTTCTGTTTACTACCTCATGTTCTCTTATCCAGGTTCCCCTGGTTCTTCTGTTTACTACCTCATGTTCTCTTATCCAGGTTCCCCTGGTTCTTCTGTTTACTACCTCATGTTCTCTTATCCAGGTTCCCCTG GTTCCCCTGGTTCTTCTGTTTACTACCTCATGTTCTCTTATCCAGGTTCCCCTGGTTCCTCTGGTTCTTCTGTTTACTACCTCATGTTCTCTTATCCAGGTTCCCCTGGTTCCTCTGGTTCTTCTGTTTACTACCTCATGttctcttctgtttgtctctgcaaCAACTTCCTGTCTTTGCATTTGCTCCGCACGCCCCACAGTTCCCCAGCCACGCGGTGTGCACGCGTCGGATTCGGCCGCTGA
- the LOC113154005 gene encoding collagen alpha-1(IV) chain-like isoform X5, whose translation MTPVVWTDQCFILSSYPGSPGSSGSSVYYLMFSYPGSSGSSVYYLMFSYPGSSGSSVYYLMFSYPGSPGSSVYYLMFSYPGSPGSSVYYLMFSYPGSSGSSVYYLMFSYPGSPGSSGSSVYYLMFSYPGSPGSPGSSVYYLMFSYPGSPGSPGSSVYYLMFSYPGSSGSSVYYLMFSYPGSPGSSGSSVYYLMFSYPGSPGSSVYYLMFSYPGSPGSSVYYLMFSYPGSPGSPGSSVYYLMFSYPGSPGSSVYYLMFSYPGSPGSSVYYLMFSYPGSSGSSVYYLMFSYPGSSGSSVYYLMFSYPGSPGSSVYYLMFSYPGSSGSSVYYLMFSYPGSPGSSVYYLMFSYPGSPGSSVYYLMFSYPGSPGSPGSSVYYLMFSYPGSPGSSGSSVYYLMFSYPGSPGSSGSSVYYLMFSSVCLCNNFLSLHLLRTPHSSPATRCARVGFGR comes from the exons atGACACCTGTTGTGTGGACTGATCAGTGCTTTATTCTGAGCTCTTATCCAGGTTCCCCTGGTTCCTCTGGTTCTTCTGTTTACTACCTCATGTTCTCTTATCCAGGTTCCTCTGGTTCTTCTGTTTACTACCTCATGTTCTCTTATCCAGGTTCCTCTGGTTCTTCTGTTTACTACCTCATGTTCTCTTATCCAGGTTCCCCTGGTTCTTCTGTTTACTACCTCATGTTCTCTTATCCAGGTTCCCCTGGTTCTTCTGTTTACTACCTCATGTTCTCTTATCCAGGTTCCTCTGGTTCTTCTGTTTACTACCTCATGTTCTCTTATCCAGGTTCCCCTGGTTCCTCTGGTTCTTCTGTTTACTACCTCATGTTCTCTTATCCAGGTTCCCCTG GTTCCCCTGGTTCTTCTGTTTACTACCTCATGTTCTCTTATCCAGGTTCCCCTGGTTCCCCTGGTTCTTCTGTTTACTACCTCATGTTCTCTTATCCAGGTTCCTCTGGTTCTTCTGTTTACTACCTCATGTTCTCTTATCCAGGTTCCCCTGGTTCCTCTGGTTCTTCTGTTTACTACCTCATGTTCTCTTATCCAGGTTCCCCTGGTTCTTCTGTTTACTACCTCATGTTCTCTTATCCAGGTTCCCCTGGTTCTTCTGTTTACTACCTCATGTTCTCTTATCCAGGTTCCCCTGGTTCCCCTGGTTCTTCTGTTTACTACCTCATGTTCTCTTATCCAGGTTCCCCTGGTTCTTCTGTTTACTACCTCATGTTCTCTTATCCAGGTTCCCCTGGTTCTTCTGTTTACTACCTCATGTTCTCTTATCCAGGTTCCTCTGGTTCTTCTGTTTACTACCTCATGTTCTCTTATCCAGGTTCCTCTGGTTCTTCTGTTTACTACCTCATGTTCTCTTATCCAGGTTCCCCTGGTTCTTCTGTTTACTACCTCATGTTCTCTTATCCAGGTTCCTCTGGTTCTTCTGTTTACTACCTCATGTTCTCTTATCCAGGTTCCCCTGGTTCTTCTGTTTACTACCTCATGTTCTCTTATCCAGGTTCCCCTGGTTCTTCTGTTTACTACCTCATGTTCTCTTATCCAGGTTCCCCTG GTTCCCCTGGTTCTTCTGTTTACTACCTCATGTTCTCTTATCCAGGTTCCCCTGGTTCCTCTGGTTCTTCTGTTTACTACCTCATGTTCTCTTATCCAGGTTCCCCTGGTTCCTCTGGTTCTTCTGTTTACTACCTCATGttctcttctgtttgtctctgcaaCAACTTCCTGTCTTTGCATTTGCTCCGCACGCCCCACAGTTCCCCAGCCACGCGGTGTGCACGCGTCGGATTCGGCCGCTGA
- the LOC113154005 gene encoding collagen alpha-1(IV) chain-like isoform X9 encodes MTPVVWTDQCFILSSYPGSPGSSGSSVYYLMFSYPGSSGSSVYYLMFSYPGSSGSSVYYLMFSYPGSPGSSVYYLMFSYPGSPGSSVYYLMFSYPGSSGSSVYYLMFSYPGSPGSSGSSVYYLMFSYPGSPGSPGSSVYYLMFSYPGSPGSSVYYLMFSYPGSPGSPGSSVYYLMFSYPGSSGSSVYYLMFSYPGSPGSSGSSVYYLMFSYPGSPGSSVYYLMFSYPGSPGSSVYYLMFSYPGSPGSPGSSVYYLMFSYPGSPGSPGSSVYYLMFSYPGSSGSSGSSVYYLMFSYPGSPGSSVYYLMFSYPGSSGSSVYYLMFSYPGSPGSSVYYLMFSYPGSPGSSVYYLMFSYPGSPGSPGSSVYYLMFSYPGSPGSSGSSVYYLMFSYPGSPGSSGSSVYYLMFSSVCLCNNFLSLHLLRTPHSSPATRCARVGFGR; translated from the exons atGACACCTGTTGTGTGGACTGATCAGTGCTTTATTCTGAGCTCTTATCCAGGTTCCCCTGGTTCCTCTGGTTCTTCTGTTTACTACCTCATGTTCTCTTATCCAGGTTCCTCTGGTTCTTCTGTTTACTACCTCATGTTCTCTTATCCAGGTTCCTCTGGTTCTTCTGTTTACTACCTCATGTTCTCTTATCCAGGTTCCCCTGGTTCTTCTGTTTACTACCTCATGTTCTCTTATCCAGGTTCCCCTGGTTCTTCTGTTTACTACCTCATGTTCTCTTATCCAGGTTCCTCTGGTTCTTCTGTTTACTACCTCATGTTCTCTTATCCAGGTTCCCCTGGTTCCTCTGGTTCTTCTGTTTACTACCTCATGTTCTCTTATCCAGGTTCCCCTGGTTCCCCTGGTTCTTCTGTTTACTACCTCATGTTCTCTTATCCAGGTTCCCCTGGTTCTTCTGTTTACTACCTCATGTTCTCTTATCCAGGTTCCCCTGGTTCCCCTGGTTCTTCTGTTTACTACCTCATGTTCTCTTATCCAGGTTCCTCTGGTTCTTCTGTTTACTACCTCATGTTCTCTTATCCAGGTTCCCCTGGTTCCTCTGGTTCTTCTGTTTACTACCTCATGTTCTCTTATCCAGGTTCCCCTGGTTCTTCTGTTTACTACCTCATGTTCTCTTATCCAGGTTCCCCTGGTTCTTCTGTTTACTACCTCATGTTCTCTTATCCAGGTTCCCCTGGTTCCCCTGGTTCTTCTGTTTACTACCTCATGTTCTCTTATCCAGGTTCCCCTG GTTCCCCTGGTTCTTCTGTTTACTACCTCATGTTCTCTTATCCAGGTTCCTCTG GTTCCTCTGGTTCTTCTGTTTACTACCTCATGTTCTCTTATCCAGGTTCCCCTGGTTCTTCTGTTTACTACCTCATGTTCTCTTATCCAGGTTCCTCTGGTTCTTCTGTTTACTACCTCATGTTCTCTTATCCAGGTTCCCCTGGTTCTTCTGTTTACTACCTCATGTTCTCTTATCCAGGTTCCCCTGGTTCTTCTGTTTACTACCTCATGTTCTCTTATCCAGGTTCCCCTG GTTCCCCTGGTTCTTCTGTTTACTACCTCATGTTCTCTTATCCAGGTTCCCCTGGTTCCTCTGGTTCTTCTGTTTACTACCTCATGTTCTCTTATCCAGGTTCCCCTGGTTCCTCTGGTTCTTCTGTTTACTACCTCATGttctcttctgtttgtctctgcaaCAACTTCCTGTCTTTGCATTTGCTCCGCACGCCCCACAGTTCCCCAGCCACGCGGTGTGCACGCGTCGGATTCGGCCGCTGA
- the LOC113154005 gene encoding collagen alpha-1(IV) chain-like isoform X18: MTPVVWTDQCFILSSYPGSPGSSGSSVYYLMFSYPGSSGSSVYYLMFSYPGSSGSSVYYLMFSYPGSPGSSVYYLMFSYPGSPGSSVYYLMFSYPGSSGSSVYYLMFSYPGSPGSSGSSVYYLMFSYPGSPGSPGSSVYYLMFSYPGSPGSSVYYLMFSYPGSPGSPGSSVYYLMFSYPGSPGSSVYYLMFSYPGSPGSSVYYLMFSYPGSSGSSVYYLMFSYPGSSGSSVYYLMFSYPGSPGSSVYYLMFSYPGSSGSSVYYLMFSYPGSPGSSVYYLMFSYPGSPGSSVYYLMFSYPGSPGSPGSSVYYLMFSYPGSPGSSGSSVYYLMFSYPGSPGSSGSSVYYLMFSSVCLCNNFLSLHLLRTPHSSPATRCARVGFGR; this comes from the exons atGACACCTGTTGTGTGGACTGATCAGTGCTTTATTCTGAGCTCTTATCCAGGTTCCCCTGGTTCCTCTGGTTCTTCTGTTTACTACCTCATGTTCTCTTATCCAGGTTCCTCTGGTTCTTCTGTTTACTACCTCATGTTCTCTTATCCAGGTTCCTCTGGTTCTTCTGTTTACTACCTCATGTTCTCTTATCCAGGTTCCCCTGGTTCTTCTGTTTACTACCTCATGTTCTCTTATCCAGGTTCCCCTGGTTCTTCTGTTTACTACCTCATGTTCTCTTATCCAGGTTCCTCTGGTTCTTCTGTTTACTACCTCATGTTCTCTTATCCAGGTTCCCCTGGTTCCTCTGGTTCTTCTGTTTACTACCTCATGTTCTCTTATCCAGGTTCCCCTG GTTCCCCTGGTTCTTCTGTTTACTACCTCATGTTCTCTTATCCAGGTTCCCCTGGTTCTTCTGTTTACTACCTCATGTTCTCTTATCCAGGTTCCCCTGGTTCCCCTGGTTCTTCTGTTTACTACCTCATGTTCTCTTATCCAGGTTCCCCTGGTTCTTCTGTTTACTACCTCATGTTCTCTTATCCAGGTTCCCCTGGTTCTTCTGTTTACTACCTCATGTTCTCTTATCCAGGTTCCTCTGGTTCTTCTGTTTACTACCTCATGTTCTCTTATCCAGGTTCCTCTGGTTCTTCTGTTTACTACCTCATGTTCTCTTATCCAGGTTCCCCTGGTTCTTCTGTTTACTACCTCATGTTCTCTTATCCAGGTTCCTCTGGTTCTTCTGTTTACTACCTCATGTTCTCTTATCCAGGTTCCCCTGGTTCTTCTGTTTACTACCTCATGTTCTCTTATCCAGGTTCCCCTGGTTCTTCTGTTTACTACCTCATGTTCTCTTATCCAGGTTCCCCTG GTTCCCCTGGTTCTTCTGTTTACTACCTCATGTTCTCTTATCCAGGTTCCCCTGGTTCCTCTGGTTCTTCTGTTTACTACCTCATGTTCTCTTATCCAGGTTCCCCTGGTTCCTCTGGTTCTTCTGTTTACTACCTCATGttctcttctgtttgtctctgcaaCAACTTCCTGTCTTTGCATTTGCTCCGCACGCCCCACAGTTCCCCAGCCACGCGGTGTGCACGCGTCGGATTCGGCCGCTGA